CGCCGGAATAATCGCGATAGCCATTGTCGGCCCGCGCCGGACGGATCAGGCCGATCTCCTCATAGTAGCGGATCGTCTTGGCCGGCAGGCCGGAACGTTCGGCGGCGTCTCCGACATTCATGGCGCTCTCCTCGAGTCCCTGGCGGCCCTTGAAGCCGCCTCATTGATTTTGTTTCACAATCCTGTGAGGCCTGTTGCGGAAATGCCGCAGTTCGGCATCTACCGTCAGGTAAGGCCTTGCATATAGGCAGTGCGCGCTTGGCAAGCAAAAGAAATGCCAGCATGAATGATGGCAAGAAAGCGGCCGACTCGTGCCGCTGATACAGAGACAGGGCGTCGGACCTTTTCATGCGCTTGAAGTCGTTTGCAATCCTCGCCGCCCTTGCGCTGTCGACCGCGGTCAGCGGCTGCAGCACCATCGGCGGGCAGTTGTTCACCAACAACTATGGCGCGATGACCGATGCCGGCTATCAGCTGCCGCGCATCCCGATCGAGAAGGTCCCCGCCAGGTACCACCGCCAGGAAGTGCGCTATGACACTTCGGAAAAGCCGGGCACCATCATTGTCGATACCCAGAACAAGTTCCTCTACTTCATCGAGGGCGACGGCATGGCGATGCGTTACGGCATCGGCGTCGGCCGCGAGGGTTTCGAGTGGCACGGCACCGCCCACATCGCGCTGAAGCGCGAATGGCCGACCTGGACGCCGCCTTCGCAGATGATCAAGCGCCAGCCTGAGCTCGCCAAGTTCGCCGGCGGCATGGAACCGGGCCTGAAGAACCCGCTCGGCGCGCGCGCCATGTAC
This region of Mesorhizobium sp. M2A.F.Ca.ET.046.03.2.1 genomic DNA includes:
- a CDS encoding L,D-transpeptidase, whose product is MRLKSFAILAALALSTAVSGCSTIGGQLFTNNYGAMTDAGYQLPRIPIEKVPARYHRQEVRYDTSEKPGTIIVDTQNKFLYFIEGDGMAMRYGIGVGREGFEWHGTAHIALKREWPTWTPPSQMIKRQPELAKFAGGMEPGLKNPLGARAMYLFNKGGDMGYRLHGSPEWFSIGKAMSSGCIRLMNQDIIDLYDRTSVGAKVIVM